In a genomic window of Drosophila takahashii strain IR98-3 E-12201 chromosome 3L, DtakHiC1v2, whole genome shotgun sequence:
- the LOC108057354 gene encoding uncharacterized protein: MITGPEARQTHRLLDLKKQQWAKEREEIARMDEMYHHQHTSHHKIERTSIRTYYSNLDLSSTSNQTSSHSRRANQGPDMQLILRQPEFRQGSQAYMNQLERYIDDLDVDADADFEDEDESMYRRTRRGSYAPGMTSRQLQNPARYAELVPTSLQTAKGRMQNSRQEAQQQLKLQHQQLLLQQQQQQQQQRLRSPSLPAIRQRVRHQEKTGKPTDIDPGNGAQAQAHRLNNAPGGAGGGGVAPGCQEEDTSGYLSDTPKNPHTPDIWFNDGASQIESISGMGSASVLDGGSVGAVGGGVAGCRRLRRSIQAGTTTAAPIPAPISMPLPLPHPHRQPPPPRENPLGKVYTIKGRRVPGQGYEPLAADGYMADGYSYMPAPPSSSNMSMCRDVSTSNTYQVHIGNPEQSDFYVHEQHERERARWANFNGGLGHQASQQPPGWLSRGMHDLKDSEDDVQSMQSSSTYLRGQNAPLDAHTLAERMDKRRKAAEYHNAIKKQLHERELIRKWELERHRQEEQIEEERIRRQKQLEQERLEFERRTLVEREEAQQKKQQAMLDAIQKAEVAAKLEKQMKRMVRQPSKVSQETEEDETELLRVQSVEEDEEEDVETKPLAQEKVEVLEESNTPRAAPPVITEEKVLIGTPINLRRTITKPIKPPKDAQKEEAKGSKQTSFLGEDKENMALLMQPATLIPLPVTSDIFGLQNAIGNLQIATYFMQQQQPMQKAPQSPSCYSKATMTHRTDTSIYTEDGYQAEKEEEDPLATGRSGTVCFSPDSLEVDVAPVSVPEQDKLALIPLKTPLQLGNLGGSDERDDALGHQADVETQTELPLNCDLCLFHDNFYKVLLKREVSTTTTTQTSKSQTQPAKESAAEKDHETTTTTTTTTTTTFKAKSKDKDKEKSLKKNLGKDKDANKMDDRPKWGVNRPVVQYVKASDRDPFCLRKKKNHPSTAKPPRSLSMDSRLDTVATLPEDRLMNIAGGPPSAAGEQEEEGFLLKARNVCTEILPIKTDDKGRIFLNFREASAIMNEDEIKDKLRQKYFNFGRILPRRSWASATQHALPFSGVTTAPPQGVGGGVGDLADD, translated from the exons ATGATTACGGGACCGGAGGCCAGGCAAACGCACAGGTTGTTGGACCTAAAAAAGCAGCAATGGGCCAAGGAGAGAG AGGAAATAGCACGCATGGATGAGATGTACCATCACCAGCACACCTCGCACCACAAGATCGAGCGCACCTCCATTCGCACCTACTACTCCAACTTGGATCTCAGTTCGACCTCCAATCAGACTTCCAGTCACTCGAGACGGGCGAATCAGGGTCCCGACATGCAGTTGATCCTCCGCCAGCCGGAGTTTCGGCAGGGCAGCCAGGCCTACATGAACCAGCTGGAGCGGTATATCGACGATCTGGACGTGGATGCCGATGCGGATttcgaggacgaggacgagtcGATGTATCGCCGGACGAGGAGAGGCAGCTATGCACCCGGAATGACTTCCCGGCAGCTGCAGAATCCCGCTCGCTATGCCGAACTGGTGCCCACATCCCTGCAAACGGCCAAGGGAAGGATGCAGAATTCGCGACAGGAGGCACAGCAGCAGTTAAAgttgcaacatcagcaacttttgctgcaacagcagcagcagcagcaacagcagcgccTGCGGAGTCCCAGTTTGCCAGCCATTCGGCAGAGGGTGAGGCACCAGGAAAAGACGGGGAAACCAACTGACATTGATCCCGGCAACGGTGCTCAGGCACAGGCACATCGATTAAACAATGCCCCAGGAGGCGCAGGGGGAGGCGGAGTTGCTCCTGGTTGCCAGGAGGAGGACACTTCCGGCTATCTGAGCGATACGCCCAAGAATCCCCACACCCCGGACATTTGGTTCAACGACGGTGCGAGCCAAATCGAGAGCATTAGTGGAATGGGCAGTGCCAGTGTCCTGGACGGCGGAAGTGTGGGCGCCgtgggagggggcgtggccgggtgCCGACGCCTCCGCCGATCGATACAGGCGGGCACGACCACGGCTGCACCGATTCCTGCACCCATTTCCATGCCCCTTCCCCTCCCCCACCCACATCGTCAGCCACCACCCCCGCGGGAAAATCCGCTGGGCAAGGTGTACACCATCAAGGGACGACGTGTGCCAGGGCAGGGATACGAACCCCTCGCCGCCGACGGATACATGGCCGATGG ATACTCTTATATGCCAGCACCGCCCAGCTCCTCCAACATGAGCATGTGTCGCGACGTCTCCACCTCGAACACCTATCAGGTGCACATCGGAAACCCGGAGCAGAGCGACTTCTATGTCCACGAGCAGCACGAAAGGGAGCGTGCTCGCTGGGCCAACTTCAATGGGGGATTGGGTCATCAGGCCTCCCAGCAGCCGCCAGGATGGCTCAGTCGCGGCATGCACGACTTGAAGGACAGCGAGGACGATGTCCAGTCCATGCAGTCCTCCTCCACCTACTTGAGGGGTCAGAATGCACCGCTGGATGCCCACACGCTGGCCGAGCGAATGGACAAGAGACGCAAGGCGGCCGAGTATCACAATGCCATCAAGAAGCAGCTCCACGAGCGGGAATTGATCCGGAAGTGGGAACTGGAGCGCCATCGGCAGGAGGAGCAGATCGAGGAGGAGCGCATTCGCCGGCAGAAGCAATTGGAGCAAGAGCGTCTGGAGTTCGAGCGAAGGACACTGGTGGAACGCGAGGAGGCGCAGCAGAAGAAGCAGCAAGCGATGCTGGATGCCATACAAAAGGCTGAGGTGGCGGCCAAGTTGGAGAAGCAAATGAAGCGAATGGTTCGCCAGCCATCGAAGGTATCCCAGGAAACAGAGGAGGACGAGACCGAGCTGCTCAGAGTTCAGTCCgtggaggaggacgaggaagaGGATGTGGAAACTAAACCATTAGCCCAGGAAAAAGTAGAGGTACTAGAAGAATCCAATACACCAAGGGCTGCACCACCGGTGATCACAGAAGAAAAGGTCCTGATAGGCACACCCATCAACCTGCGACGCACCATCACGAAGCCCATTAAACCACCCAAGGATGCGCAAAAAGAGGAAGCAAAAGGATCCAAACAGACCTCTTTCCTGGGCGAGGACAAGGAGAACATGGCTCTGCTGATGCAACCGGCTACTCTGATTCCCCTGCCGGTTACCAGCGATATTTTCGGACTCCAAAATGCCATCGGTAACCTCCAGATAGCCACTTACTTtatgcagcaacagcaacccaTGCAGAAGGCACCTCAATCTCCCAGCTGTTACTCAAAGGCCACGATGACCCATCGCACGGATACCTCGATCTACACGGAGGATGGCTATCAggcggagaaggaggaggaggacccaCTGGCGACAGGGAGATCGGGAACAGTCTGTTTCTCCCCGGACTCCCTGGAGGTGGATGTGGCTCCCGTTTCGGTGCCCGAACAGGATAAACTAGCACTGATTCCCCTCAAGACGCCGCTGCAACTGGGGAATCTCGGCGGTTCCGATGAGAGGGATGACGCACTGGGTCACCAGGCGGATGTGGAGACCCAAACGGAGTTGCCCCTCAACTGCGATCTCTGCCTGTTCCACGACAACTTCTACAAGGTGCTGCTCAAGCGGGAGgtctccaccaccaccaccactcaGACATCCAAGTCGCAGACCCAACCCGCCAAGGAATCCGCTGCTGAAAAGGATCACGAGACCACAACAACCACGACCACCACCACAACGACCACTTTCAAGGCCAAGAGCAAGGATAAGGACAAAGAAAAGAGTCTGAAGAAGAACTTGGGCAAGGATAAGGACGCCAACAAGATGGACGATCGACCCAAGTGGGGCGTCAATCGACCGGTGGTCCAGTATGTTAAGGCCAGCGATCGGGATCCATTCTGCCTGCGCAAGAAGAAGAACCACCCGAGCACGGCCAAACCACCAAGATCTCTATCGATGGACTCGCGTCTGGATACTGTGGCCACTTTGCCCGAGGATCGGCTGATGAACATCGCCGGAGGACCTCCCTCGGCAGCCGGTGAACAGGAAGAGGAGGGCTTCCTCCTCAAGGCCCGCAATGTCTGCACCGAGATCCTGCCCATTAAAACCGACGACAAGGGTCGCATTTTCCTCAACTTTCGCGAGGCCAGCGCCATTATGAACGAGGACGAGATCAAGGACAAGCTGCGCCAGAAGTACTTCAATTTCGGCAGGATCCTTCCGCGCCGCAGTTGGGCCTCGGCCACCCAGCACGCTCTGCCCTTCAGTGGGGTCACCACGGCTCCTCCTCAGGGAGTGGGAGGGGGAGTGGGTGACTTGGCGGACGATTGA